The Diaphorobacter ruginosibacter genome contains a region encoding:
- a CDS encoding type 4a pilus biogenesis protein PilO produces MASKRSPKLDFSQFQTTLQRQFSNLDPKDPSLWPVLPKLLLCIMIAVVVIGIGWYMWLQDAEDQLKAEQATELTLREDYTKKLTKAISLEALKKQREQVQQYVTQLEKQLPSKAEMSALLSDINQAGLGRSLQFETFRPGQVVLKDYYAELPIAVRVTGNYPDIGAFASDIANLSRIVTLNNLSLSPVGKEAGTLAMEATAKTFRYLDQEEILEQKKAADAARKKK; encoded by the coding sequence ATGGCAAGTAAACGCTCCCCCAAATTGGATTTCTCGCAGTTTCAGACGACTCTGCAGAGGCAGTTCTCGAACCTGGATCCCAAGGATCCATCGCTTTGGCCCGTACTGCCCAAGTTGCTTCTGTGCATCATGATTGCCGTGGTGGTGATCGGTATTGGTTGGTATATGTGGCTTCAGGATGCCGAGGATCAGCTCAAGGCAGAGCAAGCCACGGAGTTGACGCTGCGCGAGGACTACACCAAGAAGCTGACGAAGGCGATCAGTCTTGAAGCATTGAAGAAGCAGCGTGAGCAGGTGCAGCAATATGTGACGCAGCTTGAAAAGCAACTGCCGAGCAAGGCTGAAATGTCGGCGTTGCTATCGGATATCAACCAAGCCGGTTTGGGCCGCAGCCTGCAGTTCGAGACATTCCGGCCGGGACAGGTGGTTCTCAAGGACTACTACGCTGAATTGCCTATCGCGGTTCGAGTGACCGGCAACTACCCGGACATTGGTGCATTTGCTTCCGATATTGCCAATCTTTCTCGCATCGTGACACTCAACAATCTGTCGCTCAGCCCTGTCGGCAAGGAGGCGGGAACGCTGGCCATGGAAGCCACGGCCAAGACCTTCCGTTATCTCGACCAAGAGGAAATCCTCGAGCAAAAGAAGGCTGCGGATGCTGCGAGGAAGAAGAAATGA